The Qipengyuania aurantiaca genome contains the following window.
GGAGCAGGCGCGACCTACTTCTGGTGGGTCGATGCCGAGCCCGGCGCGGATACGATCCCACTCGGTGTGACGCGTACGACGCTTTCCGACGAGTTTGGCTTTGTCGTGCAGGCAGGTGTCGACATCGCGCTCGGAGACGGCGGCATGGGCGTCGCGCTGGACGCCAAGCGCTATTTCGTGGGCACGACCGCACGATGGTACGCTGGCGATACGCTGGCCATCGAGACCGAGCACGATCTCGATCCTTGGGTCCTGAGCGCGGGCGTCAGCTACCGCTTCTGACCACAATCCAAAAGGACCGTCCTTCGGGGGAGTGGGCGGCCCGCCAGACCCCCGGCACTTCCTCCCGCCGGGGGTCATTCATTCAGCGAAGGACAAGACCATGTCGCACACGACTTTCAAGGACTGGCCCGCAATGGGAGCCGGGCTGATCCCCGCGATCAAGGAACTCCACAAGGGTGCGCCCGGAGTAATGAAAGCCTTTCGCGAGATGGGCAGCGCGGCGCACGAAGGCGGCGCGCTCGATCCCAAGACCAAGGAATTGCTCGCGGTTGCGATCTCGGTCGCAGTGCGCTGCGATCCCTGCATCACCTATCACGTCGAGGGAGCGCGCAAGCACGGCGCGACGCGCGAGGAGATAGCTGAAACACTCGGCCTGGCGATCTATATGGGCGCCGGACCCAGCGCGATGTATGCAGCGCAAGCCCTCGAGGCCTACGACCAATATACCGATCAGGCATGAGGCAAGCGGCTGTGAAGATATGCCGGTCTCGCTCAAAAGGTCCTAGCAGCGATAAGGATCGAGCAAATTTTGCCTGACGGCAGCTAAACCGATAGGAAGCTCCGAAAGCTGACCGTCGGCTACCGGCCCATATGCGGCCATTTTCGGAATATTTCTCCGCACCAACAAGTTCACCGCCGTACGACCGCGTGGTTCGTAAGGCGAAAGCGAGTTCTGCAAAGGTCAAATCGAGCCCCCGCAACCAAATCAATAAGCCCGCCATCCCAGGCGGGCTTTTTTGTGCCCGAAAGGCACTTACGCCTCGTCTTTGCCGTGTTTCGAAAACGATATGCAGGCAAGTTTGGTTTGCGAACATTCGCAGTCTACGAAGCAACCGCATTGGACGAATTCATTGCAATAAAGCGCCGTACCAAGCCGCTGATCGGGGCTCGTTGCCTCGCAGTATCTGACTTATTGCCTCCGTCACTACTGTCGATCGCGTCTGGCATTGGTTCACTGTAGGCTTTCGATACAGCGTGAAGCCTGCGGCGCGGCTCTCGACGGCATTTGTCTTCGCTAGGTAAGCCAAGCGTTAACCATTTTTACCTAGGCCTGTTAGCGAAGGGGCGTGGACGGGTCCGCCCCCTGTGAGGGGTCTTTTAAGAATGACACATGGCTTGGTGTCCGCACAGCGGGCGTTAGGTGCCGCGCCGGTCCAGGTGGGCGGCACGGTTGCGCAAGGTTTCGAACCGGTGGTGCAAGCGTTTACCGCGGCCCTGGAGGCCCGCACGGCGCTTGGCGCGGCCTGCACGATCTATCACCGCGGCGAGAAGGTCGTCGATCTGCAGGGCGGATGGAAGACCACCGATCGCACCCGTGCATGGGATAGCGATACCGCGACGCTGGTCTATTCGCTGACCAAGGGTCTGACCGGTATCGCCGCAGCCGTGGCGGTCTCGCGCGGGCTGTTCTCCTATGAGGAACGGGTCGCCGACATCTGGCCGGAATTCGCCGCGCACGGTAAGGACCGGATGAGCGTGGGCGAGGCGCTGAGCGAGCAGGGCGGGCTTGCGGCCATCGATTTCAAGCTCACGCTCGACAATCTCGCCGACGAGGACGCGATTGCAGCGGCCATCGCGGCGCAAAAGCCCAACTGGACGCCGGGCGAACACGCCGGCAACCACGCCTACACGCTTGGCTGGATCGCCAGCGAACTCATCCGCCGCCGCGATCCGCAAGGCCGTAACCTCGGGCGTTTCTTCGCCGAGGAAGTCGCCGCTCCGCTGGGCGCAGACGTCTGGATCGGCCTGCCCGAAAGCGTGGATCGCGACCGGCTGGCGCGGATCAAGGGCTTCAAACTGCAGGACCTCTTCATCCACCACACCACCATGCCTTGGGCGCTCACCTTCGAGATGTGCCTGCCCGGCACGCTCGCCTTCCGCACGCTCAACAACCCGCTGATCATGCAAGGCCCCGGCGCGCTCGATTGCGAGCAGTTCTGGCAGAGCGGGCAGGGCGGGGCAGGCGGCATCGCGTCTGCCGATGGGCTTGCGAAGGTCTACCAGGCCTTCACCGCAGGCGGCGCGGCGCTAGGCATTACGCCTGAGGTCATGCGCCACCTCACAGAGGGACATAAGCGCCCCTCAAAGGGACTGAAGGACAAGGTGCTGAGCGCCGAAATGTATTACTCGCTCGGTTTCGAAAAGCCGTTCGAGCAATGGGAATACGCCCGCACCCGCAGCGCCTTCGGCAGCTTCGCGGTGGGCGGTTCGCTGGCCTATGCCGACCCGCAGGACGAGGTCGCCTACGCCTGGATCACCAACACCCTCGGCACCGGGAAATGGGACGACCCGCGCGAAAAGATCGTGCGCGAGGCCTTCTATTCCTGCCTGGAGAATATCGCATGAGCATCGCCCATATCGTCCTGTCGGACCTCCACCTCGGCGCGCGTGACAGCCTGC
Protein-coding sequences here:
- a CDS encoding serine hydrolase domain-containing protein — encoded protein: MTHGLVSAQRALGAAPVQVGGTVAQGFEPVVQAFTAALEARTALGAACTIYHRGEKVVDLQGGWKTTDRTRAWDSDTATLVYSLTKGLTGIAAAVAVSRGLFSYEERVADIWPEFAAHGKDRMSVGEALSEQGGLAAIDFKLTLDNLADEDAIAAAIAAQKPNWTPGEHAGNHAYTLGWIASELIRRRDPQGRNLGRFFAEEVAAPLGADVWIGLPESVDRDRLARIKGFKLQDLFIHHTTMPWALTFEMCLPGTLAFRTLNNPLIMQGPGALDCEQFWQSGQGGAGGIASADGLAKVYQAFTAGGAALGITPEVMRHLTEGHKRPSKGLKDKVLSAEMYYSLGFEKPFEQWEYARTRSAFGSFAVGGSLAYADPQDEVAYAWITNTLGTGKWDDPREKIVREAFYSCLENIA
- a CDS encoding carboxymuconolactone decarboxylase family protein, whose amino-acid sequence is MSHTTFKDWPAMGAGLIPAIKELHKGAPGVMKAFREMGSAAHEGGALDPKTKELLAVAISVAVRCDPCITYHVEGARKHGATREEIAETLGLAIYMGAGPSAMYAAQALEAYDQYTDQA